From Brassica oleracea var. oleracea cultivar TO1000 chromosome C3, BOL, whole genome shotgun sequence, a single genomic window includes:
- the LOC106332445 gene encoding root meristem growth factor 9 has protein sequence MAIRVSHKSLLLALLLIFFICSPAQARNIGGIMRKRTLMVVEKDQESRNSWQYGGGSDGDGLVDMDYNSANKKRPIHNRK, from the exons ATGGCAATTAGGGTTTCCCACAAGTCTCTCCTCCTGGCACTTCTTCTCATCTTCTTCATTTGTTCTCCTGCTCAAG CACGAAACATAGGAGGAATCATGAGGAAGAGAACACTAATGGTTGTGGAGAAGGATCAAGAGAGTCGGAACTCATGGCAATACGGAGGAGGAAGTGATGGTGATGGATTGGTTGACATGGATTATAATAGTGCGAACAAGAAAAGACCGATACATAATCGCAAATAA